A single Drechmeria coniospora strain ARSEF 6962 chromosome 03, whole genome shotgun sequence DNA region contains:
- a CDS encoding guanine nucleotide exchange factor synembryn — protein MTTVVAGLATGPVKLKAVTDLVDKLTDDLERATLLPQACSERNNALEDLKIYSRDPRDADPIFTKNQGISMLLRHAFHSPCTGTVQAALRVLANAMLLKPETRQMFVDERFPPKASSELATDNWDNEFLISRILFLSTYGTDINLLELIDNYQLADHIVQNLKRHVEALSGRAKTKAEPMEEMALEETLKLMFNVTHFCKAKVSSFTPGVAHAVALLWKQDIMSDRPLDPPFGPLVNALLNLDLEADESLATLYPNSDATRVSARLIELAGKSMVAYNDSELETTVTPLISLTGKIYENAPETVRQHLRESLLPTAEDRQDVLGRGRSLSSKLLTNSINPMAPALRNAISHLLFDLSDRDASKFVENVGYGFASGFLFQNNVPIPASATEPFNARDTSRIQKPVNPTTGQFLDRELAVDVPEMTPEEKEREAERLFVLFERYGLAWMPLHNRLKSDVSPRLRNTGVVDVQNPIERAVQEGRFQELDDNEVEHLS, from the exons ATGACGACCGTCGTTGCTGGATTGGCTACCGGGCCAG TCAAGTTGAAGGCCGTCACAGATCTAGTGGACAAACTTACCGACGACCTTGAAAGGGCCACCCTCCTCCCTCAAG CTTGCTCAGAGCGCAATAACGCCCTGGAAGATCTGAAAATATACAGTAGAGACCCAAGAGATGCGGATCCTATTTTCACCAAGAAT CAGGGCATCTCCATGCTCCTCCGCCATGCATTCCACAGCCCATGCACCGGGACAGTCCAAGCCGCCCTTCGAGTTTTGGCAAACGCCATGCTGCTTAAACCTGAGACGCGACAGAtgttcgtcgacgagagaTTTCCTCCAAAAGCCAGCAGTGAACTTGCGACAGACAACTGGGATAATGAGTTTCTCATCTCCCGTATCCTCTTTCTCTCCACCTATGGCACAGATATAAATCTCCTGGAGTTGATCGATAATTACCAACTTGCCGACCATATTGTTCAGAACCTGAAGCGGCATGTTGAGGCCTTGTCGGGTAGGGCCAAGACCAAGGCCGAGCCGATGGAAGAAATGGCACTCGAAGAAACCTTGAAGCTCATGTTCAACGTGACTCACTTCTGCAAGGCGAAAGTGTCATCCTTCACTCCCGGCGTTGCTCATGCCGTCGCTCTCCTTTGGAAACAAGACATTATGAGTGATAGGCCTCTAGATCCCCCTTTCGGCCCTCTTGTCAATGCTCTCCTTAATCTTGACCTCGAAGCTGATGAAAGTCTCGCCACGCTCTATCCTAACAGTGATGCCACGAGAGTCTCCGCGAGGCTGATAGAACTTGCTGGAAAGTCGATGGTAGCATACAATGATAGTGAGCTCGAGACCACTGTGACGCCACTAATTAGCCTTACTGGCAAGATTTATGAAAACGCCCCGGAAACAGTGCGCCAACACCTGCGAGAATCGCTCCTCCCTACCGCCGAAGATAGACAGGATGTGCTGGGGCGGGGGCGCTCACTGTCGTCAAAACTACTTACAAACTCAATAAACCCAATGGCCCCAGCCTTGAGGAATGCCATCTCGCACCTTCTATTCGACCTCTCGGACAGAGACGCATCAAAGTTCGTGGAAAACGTCGGGTACGGTTTCGCATCAGGTTTTCTCTTCCAGAACAACGTGCCAATTCCTGCTTCGGCAACCGAACCCTTCAACGCCAGGGACACCAGCCGGATACAGAAGCCGGTAAACCCAACCACGGGGCAGTTTCTCGACAGGGAGCTTGCTGTCGATGTGCCAGAAATGACGCCGGAAGAAAAGGAGCGAGAAGCTGAACGATTGTTCGTGCTCTTCGAAAGGTATGGCCTAGCATGGATGCCGTTGCACAATCGTTTGAAATCTGACGTCTCCCCCAGGTTGAGGAATACAGGTGTGGTCGATGTTCAAAACCCCATAGAACGAGCGGTTCAGGAAGGTAGATTCCAGGAACTGGACGACAATGAAGTCGAGCACCTAAGTTAA